The Apus apus isolate bApuApu2 chromosome 21, bApuApu2.pri.cur, whole genome shotgun sequence genome has a segment encoding these proteins:
- the LOC127393094 gene encoding digestive cysteine proteinase 1-like, which produces MEGLGGLLVLGAALLLGAECKGPPEKPTFGDIYHVTGVLSLPYAEIQEPFEAWYNLTGGKSRIQYYGGQVVTYQFGSIKPFGASFKVTPETTETEVNVRKCFCINGTDGDLITPQSVFPSLENFKRVREERFRGQPCTVWQNISYWGHKKNINTLWVGSSAHGPRPLHYEVRGFNRLLGSHYDQYEIHYSSFSHHFPPSIFQLPQGVQCEQWPRAGPEHRVVANPMQEFVGRASETDQIHHHLFHHFKERFGKSYSSQEEHEHRKQTFIHNMRFVHSRNRAALSYTLALNHLADRTPRELAALRGRRRSGTPNHGQPFPSQLYAGLILPESLDWRMYGAVTPVKDQAVCGSCWSFATTGAMEGALFLKTGVLTPLSQQVLIDCSWGFGNYACDGGEEWRAYEWIKKHGGIASTESYGPYLGQNGYCHYNQSELLAQLSGYALLEPGSSAALKAALAKHGPVAVNIDASHKSFAFYASGVYEEPLCGNEVSALDHAVLAVGYGVLHGKSYWLIKNSWSTYWGNDGYILMAMKDNNCGVATAASFPILA; this is translated from the exons atggaggggctgggggggctgctggtgctgggggctgccctgctgctgg gaGCAGAGTGCAAAGGTCCTCCAGAGAAACCCACATTTGGGGACATCTACCATGTCACAG GTGTCCTCAGCCTGCCCTACGCAGAGATCCAGGAGCCCTTTGAAGCCTGGTACAACCTCACCGGGGGCAAGAGCCGCATCCAGTACTACGGTG GTCAAGTTGTCACCTACCAGTTCGGCTCCATCAAGCCCTTTGGCGCCAGCTTCAAGGTGACCCCCGAGACCACGGAGACAGAGGTCAACGTTCGCAAGTGCTTCTGCATCAACGGCACCGACGGGGACCTCATCACCCCACAGAGtgtcttccccagcctggagAACTTCAAG CGGGTGCGGGAGGAGCGTTTCCGTGGGCAGCCCTGCACCGTCTGGCAGAACATCTCCTACTGGGGCCACAAGAAGAACATCAACACCCTGTgggtgggcagctctgcccacgGCCCCCGGCCCCTGCACTACGAGGTGCGCGGCTTCAACCGCCTCCTGGGCTCCCACTACGACCAGTATGAGATCCATTACTCCTCCTTCAGCCACCACTTCCCCCCCAGCATCTTCCAGCTCCCCCAGG GGGTGCAGTGTGAGCAGTGGCCCAGGGCTGGCCCCGAGCACCGCGTGGTGGCCAACCCCATGCAGGAGTTTGTGGGGAGGGCGTCAGAGACGGATCAGATCCACCACCACCTCTTCCACCACTTCAAGGAGCGGTTTGGGAAGAGCTACAGCAGCCAGGAGGAGCACGAGCACCGCAAGCAGACCTTCATCCACAACATGAG GTTCGTGCACTCGAGGAACCGCGCGGCGCTCTCCTACACGCTGGCTCTGAACCACCTGGCCGACCGCACGCCCCGGGAGCTGGCGGCTCTGCGGGGCCGGCGCCGCAGCGGGACCCCCAACCACGggcagcccttccccagccagctctACGCCGGCCTCATCCTGCCCGAGAGCCTGGACTGGCGCATGTACG GCGCCGTGACCCCCGTCAAGGACCAGGCTGTCTGTGGCTCCTGCTGGAGCTTTGCTACCACGGGGGCCATGGAGGGTGCCCTTTTCCTCAAG ACCGGCGTGCTGACCCCCCTGTCCCAGCAAGTCCTGATCGACTGCTCCTGGGGCTTCGGGAACTACGCCTGCGACGGGGGCGAGGAGTGGAGAGCCTACGAGTGGATCAAGAAACACGGCGGCATCGCCAGCACCGAGTCCTACGGGCCCTACCTGGGGCAG aaCGGCTACTGCCACTACAACCAGTCGGAGCTGCTGGCCCAGCTCTCTGGCTATGCCCTGCTGGAGCCGGGCAGCTCGGCGGCGCTGAAGGCCGCGCTGGCCAAGCACGGCCCCGTGGCCGTCAACATCGACGCCTCACACAAGTCCTTCGCCTTCTACGCCAGCGGCGTCTATGAGGAGCCCCTCTGTG GAAATGAGGTGTCAGCTCTGGACCATGCAGTGCTGGCCGTGGGCTACGGGGTCCTGCATGGCAAGAGCTACTGGCTCATCAAGAACTCCTGGTCCACGTACTGGGGCAACGATGGCTACATCCTCATGGCCATGAAGGACAACAACTGTGGCGTGGCcactgctgcctccttccccatCCTGGCCTGA